In Tsuneonella dongtanensis, a single window of DNA contains:
- the ctrA gene encoding response regulator transcription factor CtrA — protein MRVLLIEDEPTTAKAIELMLTTEGFNVYQTDLGEEGLDLGKLYDYDIILLDLNLPDMHGYDVLKKLRVAKVQTPVLILSGISEMDSKIRSFGFGADDYVTKPFHREELVARIHAVVRRSKGHSQSVIRTGKLAVNLDAKTVEVDGARVHLTGKEYAMLELLSLRKGTTLTKEMFLNHLYGGMDEPELKIIDVFICKLRKKLSHSCGGENYIETVWGRGYVLRDPHDEAEAA, from the coding sequence ATGCGTGTGTTGCTGATCGAAGACGAGCCGACCACGGCCAAGGCGATCGAGCTTATGCTGACAACCGAAGGATTCAACGTCTACCAGACCGATCTCGGCGAGGAAGGCTTGGACCTCGGAAAGCTCTACGACTACGATATCATCCTGCTCGACCTGAACCTGCCCGACATGCACGGGTACGACGTTCTGAAGAAGCTCCGCGTCGCCAAGGTGCAGACGCCGGTGCTGATCCTCTCGGGTATCTCCGAGATGGATTCCAAGATCCGCTCGTTCGGCTTCGGTGCCGACGACTACGTGACCAAGCCCTTCCACCGCGAGGAACTGGTGGCGCGCATCCACGCCGTCGTCCGCCGCTCGAAGGGCCACAGCCAGTCGGTCATCCGCACCGGCAAGCTCGCCGTGAACCTCGACGCCAAGACGGTCGAGGTCGACGGTGCCCGCGTGCACCTCACCGGCAAGGAATATGCGATGCTGGAGCTTCTCTCGCTCCGCAAGGGCACCACGCTCACCAAGGAAATGTTCCTCAACCACCTCTATGGCGGCATGGACGAGCCCGAGCTCAAGATCATCGACGTGTTCATCTGCAAGCTGCGCAAGAAGCTGAGCCACTCGTGCGGCGGCGAGAACTACATCGAAACCGTGTGGGGCCGCGGCTACGTGCTGCGCGATCCGCACGACGAGGCGGAAGCCGCCTGA
- a CDS encoding sulfite exporter TauE/SafE family protein has translation MIDFGDFNLWALLPFIAVGFAAQLVDGALGMAFGVIMNTLLVGFLGVPPAVASQRVHVVECFTTATSGLSHLYHRNIDARLFLRLLIPGVIGGICGAYLLSNLDAGLVKPFVLLYLTGIGVYLLVRGLLYPPKQREAKYVAPLGLVGGFLDAAGGGGWGPVVTSNLLVQGADPRKVVGTVNSVEFFLTLTISAAFIYHLGVADLAGPTLGLLVGGVLGAPFGAWAAKHVPAKWMLILVGIVLTLTSGYGVWTAWLK, from the coding sequence ATGATCGACTTCGGCGATTTCAATCTCTGGGCCCTGTTGCCCTTCATCGCGGTCGGCTTTGCCGCGCAGCTCGTCGACGGAGCGCTGGGCATGGCGTTCGGGGTGATCATGAATACCCTGCTCGTCGGCTTTCTCGGGGTCCCGCCCGCGGTCGCCTCGCAGCGGGTTCATGTCGTCGAGTGCTTCACGACCGCGACGAGCGGATTGAGCCATCTCTATCACCGCAACATCGACGCGAGGCTGTTTCTCCGGCTCCTGATACCCGGTGTCATCGGCGGAATCTGCGGTGCGTACCTGCTGTCCAACCTCGACGCGGGCTTGGTGAAGCCCTTCGTACTTCTCTACCTGACCGGCATCGGGGTGTACCTGCTGGTTCGCGGCCTCCTCTACCCGCCCAAGCAGCGCGAGGCGAAATACGTCGCTCCACTCGGCCTCGTCGGCGGTTTTCTCGACGCAGCGGGCGGCGGCGGGTGGGGCCCGGTGGTGACGTCGAACCTGCTCGTCCAGGGCGCGGACCCGCGCAAGGTCGTGGGCACCGTCAACTCGGTCGAGTTCTTCCTGACGCTGACGATCTCGGCCGCGTTCATCTATCACCTCGGCGTGGCCGATCTCGCCGGACCGACGCTGGGCCTGCTGGTCGGCGGCGTGCTCGGTGCGCCCTTCGGTGCCTGGGCAGCCAAGCACGTGCCGGCCAAGTGGATGCTCATCCTCGTCGGCATCGTGCTCACCCTCACCAGCGGCTACGGAGTCTGGACCGCCTGGTTGAAATAG
- the trmB gene encoding tRNA (guanine(46)-N(7))-methyltransferase TrmB: MTAHKPGDPTTLNRLYGRSQGKPLRAGQQALVDTLLPQISPPAEGPISSRRLFGDERPLHFEIGFGGGEHMAYRADLLPDHGFLGAEPFVNGVAQALVHVRDGNLANVRIHHGDALEVLRRVPDGGLTMLYLLHPDPWPKAKHAKRRMMNDGPVQMIADKLKPGGEFRFGTDHPVYLRHALMVMRRFTDEFEWVADSRASWQQRPSGWPETRYEHKARTVYGHEVWYFRFRRR, from the coding sequence ATGACTGCGCACAAACCCGGCGATCCGACCACGCTCAACCGGCTGTACGGCCGCAGCCAGGGCAAGCCGCTGCGCGCGGGACAGCAGGCGCTGGTCGACACGCTGCTGCCGCAAATCTCTCCGCCCGCCGAGGGTCCGATCTCGTCGCGGAGGCTGTTCGGCGATGAGCGCCCGCTGCATTTCGAGATCGGGTTCGGCGGGGGCGAGCACATGGCCTACCGCGCGGACCTGTTGCCCGATCATGGCTTTCTGGGCGCCGAGCCCTTCGTCAACGGGGTGGCGCAAGCCCTCGTCCACGTGCGCGACGGCAACCTTGCCAACGTGCGCATCCATCACGGCGATGCACTCGAGGTGCTGCGCCGCGTGCCCGACGGCGGCCTGACGATGCTCTACCTGCTGCACCCCGATCCCTGGCCCAAGGCCAAGCACGCCAAGCGCCGGATGATGAACGACGGTCCGGTGCAGATGATCGCCGACAAGCTGAAGCCCGGCGGCGAGTTCCGTTTCGGTACCGACCACCCGGTCTACCTGCGCCACGCGCTGATGGTCATGCGGCGCTTCACCGACGAATTCGAGTGGGTCGCGGACAGCAGGGCCAGTTGGCAGCAGCGCCCGTCGGGCTGGCCGGAGACCCGCTACGAGCACAAGGCGCGTACCGTATACGGTCACGAGGTGTGGTACTTCCGCTTCCGCCGGAGGTGA
- a CDS encoding DUF3592 domain-containing protein: MRDRFFLWFGSAFAAFGLLFAGVGGWMLFDDLDFQKDALHARGTVVDLEQRTSDDGYVYAPIVEWRDQNGTPQRFVGGVGSNPAAYDRGEAVDVTYHRGLPGQARVDSFTERHMGPAIFGGMGSLFAIVGLTLVVLHLRRRRTIASLKSAGMPIQAKFLSCQIDRSTTINGRHPYRVSAQATHPTTGKLHRFDSDYIWVDLSDSLNGKPVRVLCDPTDPEDYFVDLSDYVEED, from the coding sequence ATGAGGGACCGTTTCTTCCTGTGGTTCGGCAGCGCGTTCGCTGCGTTCGGTCTGCTGTTCGCCGGAGTGGGCGGCTGGATGCTTTTCGACGACCTCGATTTCCAGAAAGACGCCCTCCATGCACGCGGCACGGTCGTCGATCTGGAGCAACGCACCTCCGACGACGGTTACGTCTATGCGCCGATCGTCGAATGGCGCGACCAGAATGGCACGCCGCAGCGCTTCGTCGGCGGCGTAGGAAGCAATCCGGCCGCATACGACCGGGGCGAGGCGGTGGACGTGACGTATCACCGCGGCTTGCCGGGACAGGCGCGCGTCGACAGCTTCACCGAACGGCACATGGGACCCGCCATCTTCGGCGGTATGGGCAGCCTCTTCGCCATCGTCGGGCTGACGCTGGTCGTGCTTCACCTGCGTCGGCGCCGCACGATCGCCAGCCTCAAGTCGGCCGGAATGCCGATCCAGGCCAAGTTCCTTTCATGCCAGATCGATCGATCGACGACGATAAACGGACGCCATCCCTACCGCGTGTCGGCCCAGGCGACGCATCCCACTACCGGAAAGCTGCACCGCTTCGACAGCGATTACATCTGGGTCGACCTCAGCGATTCGCTCAATGGCAAGCCTGTCCGGGTGCTGTGCGACCCGACCGATCCCGAGGACTACTTCGTCGATCTGTCGGATTACGTCGAGGAGGACTGA